Proteins from a single region of Astatotilapia calliptera unplaced genomic scaffold, fAstCal1.2 U_scaffold_2, whole genome shotgun sequence:
- the LOC113017757 gene encoding zinc finger protein 239-like, which produces MEEESRDTQNSNGEESSSARAELQKRGGHKRPRHHGSQHHDNASNKNRKIHMDDKQYSCDQCPSTFARLQTFLTHQRVHTGERPYSCDTCGSAFTQLSHLRRHERSHIGKKPYRCDQCPSTFTQLSGFLIHQRVHTGERPYSCDTCGSAFTQSSHLRKHKRSHTGERPYSCDQCGQTFTLKCSLNTHCIRLHTAEKPYSCDQCGKSFALKFSLKVHQQIHTGESPPWCEECGKPFSHTCSLKSHQRVIIGERPYSCDKCGKSFKQKCILQKHSKTHTGEKPYNCEECGQSFTRPCSLRKHQRIHTGERPYSCDECGKAFSRQFSLTCHMRIHTGEKPYWCEDCGQTFRHKGTFKQHREQHQNRTENLEPGSAEVSL; this is translated from the exons ATGGAGGAGGAAAGCCGGGACACGCAGAACAGCAACGGAGAGGAGTCCTCCTCAGCTCGCGCTGAGCTACAG AAACGTGGTGGCCACAAGAGACCCAGACATCATGGCTCCCAGCACCATGACAACGCCTCAAACAAGAATCGGAAGATTCACATGGATGACAAACAGTACAGCTGCGATCAATGCCCATCCACTTTCGCTCGACTGCAGACTTTCTTAACGCACCAGCGTGTTCACACAGGAGAGAGACCGTACAGCTGTGACACATGTGGCTCAGCTTTCACTCAGTTGTCTCATCTGAGGAGGCACGAGCGAAGTCACATCGGGAAGAAACCATACAGGTGTGATCAGTGCCCTTCCACTTTCACTCAACTAAGTGGTTTCTTGATCCACCAGCGTGTTCACACAGGAGAGAGACCGTACAGCTGTGACACATGTGGCTCAGCTTTCACTCAGTCATCCCATCTGAGGAAGCACAAACGAAGTCACACCGGGGAGAGgccatacagctgtgatcagtgtggtcAGACTTTTACTCTAAAATGTAGTCTGAACACTCACTGCATACGTTTGCACACAGCAGAGAAACCATACAGCTGCGACCAGTGTGGTAAAAGTTTTGCATTGAAATTTTCCCTGAAAGTCCACCAGCAAATCCACACCGGAGAGAGTCCGCCCTGGTGTGAGGAGTGTGGAAAACCTTTTTCTCACACGTGCTCCCTTAAAAGTCATCAAAGAGTTATCATTGGAGAAAGGCCGTACAGCTGCGACAAGTGTGGGAAAAGTTTCAAGCAGAAATgtattttacaaaaacacagcaaaactcaCACTGGAGAGAAGCCATACAACTGTGAGGAGTGCGGGCAGAGTTTCACCCGCCCGTGCTCTCTGAGGAAACATCAGCGTATCCATACCGGAGAAAGAccgtacagctgtgatgagtgtgggaAAGCCTTCAGTCGGCAGTTCAGCCTGACATGTCACATGCGAATCCATACAGGAGAAAAACCATACTGGTGTGAGGACTGCGGGCAAACGTTCCGTCACAAGGGCACCTTCAAACAACACCGAGAACAACATCAGAACAGGACAGAGAACTTGGAGCCGGGATCAGCAGAAGTCTCTTTATAA
- the LOC113017770 gene encoding uncharacterized protein LOC113017770, translating to MWLLLMIVSLLDQNQAVPLPGDLHSLQLLLQSQVDQTAPSAPPDPAQKITSSSSSSSSSSVSSESSQSSEGPQMVRERQNLENTAVEQVDSSQESEELLQPPSDTNSTTSTNLWINELVLLGERAGEQEGDGERDTRDGEDSVESQHRPLLMTFHHLLTRPRHREPGLISEVAAEGGVSEVGDVGGAREENSEFLRLWGDSIEREAGLTFDVPDQGLHENEAGLELGL from the exons ATGTGGCTGCTTCTGATGATCGTCAGCCTGCTGGATCAGAACCAGGCTGTGCCA ctTCCAGGAGACCTCCACAGCCTTCAGCTCCTCCTGCAGAGCCAAGTGGACCaaacagca CCTTCGGCCCCTCCTGACCCCGCTCAGAAGatcacttcctcctcctcctcctcctcctcttcatcagttTCCTCAGAGTCAAGCCAGagttcagag GGTCCACAAATGGTGCGAGAACGGCAGAACCTGGAGAACacg GCTGTGGAGCAGGTGGACTCCTCTCAGGAG agtgagGAGCTCCTCCAGCCTCCCAGTGACACCAACAGCACTACCAGCACCAACCTGTGGATCAATGAGCTAGTTTTACTGGGAGAGAGAGCGGGCGAGCAAGAAGGCGATGGAGAGAGAGAcaccagagatggagaggaCAGCGTGGAGAGCCAACACAGG CCTTTGCTGATGACCTTCCACCACCTCCTGACACGACCTCGGCACAGAGAACCCGGTCTGATCTCAGAAGTGGCTGCAGAGGGAGGCGTGTCTGAAGTTGGCGACGTGGGCGGTGCCAGAGAGGAAAACTCTGAGTTCCTGCGACTGTGGGGTGACAGCATTGAGCGAGAGGCCGGGCTGACCTTTGACGTGCCTGACCAAGGCCTCCATGAAAATGAGGCGGGGCTTGAGCTGGGGCTGTAG